TTTCCACTCTTGCCTGCATGTCGGAAAAAAGCGCTTTCAGCGACCAGATTCTTCGAACCATACCGGAAAGGATCCCCTATCCGGCGGAATATAAAAATCATCTTCAGGGCATGACGACGGACTATCGGCGTTATCTTTACTGGTCGCACACCACCCTGCTGGTGAAAACAGACCTTAAAGGCGTTATTTTAAAATCCATCATCGTCCCTGATCATCATGGAGATCTGGCTTTTCATCAGGACAAGCTCTATGTGGCTGTGAACCTGGGACAGTTTAATGAGAAACCCGGGCTAGCAGATTCTTGGATCTATGTCTATGAGGCCGGAGATCTACGGTTTGTGGAGAAATATCCTGTGCCTGAGGTGGTCCATGGCGCCGGAGGCATCGCCATTCATCAAGACCAGTTTATGGTCGTGGGCGGTCTGCCCCGGCTTGCCGGCTATAATAAAAATTTTGTCTATGAATACGATGCCCGTTTTCATCTGAAAAAAATCCACGAAATCGAGAGCGGCCCCACCTGGCTGGGGATTCAGACCGCAGCATGGTTCAACGGGTTCTGGTATTTCGGCTGTTATGCGTCGGACAAGCACCCCGATGGCGTGGTGCTCAAGGCTGGGATGGCGGCCAACGGCTATTTGCAGCTGGTCGACAGCTATGAGATGGATATGTCCTTCGGCCTCATCGGTCTCCAGGCAAACCGGTTCCTTTGTTCAAACCGTTCGCTCGACCATGCAGCAGCCATGCTCGAATTAAAGTATTGATGCAGAGTGCGGGGTTATTTATTTTTACACACCGCCACGATGTGGTCAGAGGGCAACTCGCCGGTTTGCAGCAAAAGATCCTCCACTTCAAAGAAAAGAGCCAGCCATTTATCCGCCTCAGGATCGTTGGGGAGGAAATGATGGGCGATCTCGTAGAGGAGCAGATGCAGCACGGTGCCGCCGTATTCCTTCATCTCGACGATGTCAAAATACTTCGCCATCAGGGAAAGGATGTTTGCAGATTCCACGGCTTCTGAGGGATCGTTGTAAAGCATTCTCCACCGGCTCGGCCTGAACACCTCTTTTTTTATTTCAGCGCTGTCCCATTTGGTTTTATATTTTTCCGGTAGAATCCGCAGCAGGCTGTTGACCACGGTCAGCTGCCGGTTTGTCCATTGAAAGCGGCTGGGGCCGACGAACTCGTGCAGGATGAAAAGGCCGTCGGGCTTGAGAGCGCGGCTGATCGTCCTCAGAACCGTTTCGAGCGGGGAGAAATGGTGCAGACTCTGTTCCACCAGGACCACGTCGAAGGCGTTGTCCGCGATGTGCAGTCGATAAATATCGCCGACGGCATAATGAAGGATGTGATCCCATCCCTGCTGTTCGGCCACCTGCATCGCCCGGACGATTCTGGGCGCCGAGAGGTCGTAGGCATCGATGCGGGAAAAACAGCCGGACTCTGCCCAGCGGATTTCCGCTGATCCGGTTCCACAGCCCAGCGAAAGCGCGGTGACGGTTCGGCCGGCCAGGTATTTCTCCGCGATAT
This genomic stretch from bacterium harbors:
- a CDS encoding class I SAM-dependent methyltransferase; this translates as MFGNLINRHDLIDLFIKGRRVAGRLASRLLQSRRQKVITAWSHTDTPPINWWDLPQVQARWNRLITGDSRITSYRYIAEKYLAGRTVTALSLGCGTGSAEIRWAESGCFSRIDAYDLSAPRIVRAMQVAEQQGWDHILHYAVGDIYRLHIADNAFDVVLVEQSLHHFSPLETVLRTISRALKPDGLFILHEFVGPSRFQWTNRQLTVVNSLLRILPEKYKTKWDSAEIKKEVFRPSRWRMLYNDPSEAVESANILSLMAKYFDIVEMKEYGGTVLHLLLYEIAHHFLPNDPEADKWLALFFEVEDLLLQTGELPSDHIVAVCKNK